In one Mycobacteroides chelonae genomic region, the following are encoded:
- a CDS encoding alpha/beta fold hydrolase — protein MSGLMSKAEVREIGVSETGFVRRPDPDGAAVAYRTYGRARPGVADVVLVHGSLQNSAVWSKHGYIAQLSQQYRVTTIDVRGHGASEKPDHPGGYAIASSARDVCAVMDHLGIHRTHYIGYSLGGRIGLTLAATAPERLTSLVVAGSSHRPQRGAVDVLIFPNAVRVVEESGLEAFVDGWEAHRGQQMSSGFRATIEALGQRGLAALLRQWDAEPGVAEDVLLQIETPTLFFAGSEDPMRLAESREAAVRMPRAYFALLDGCNHGQTVTMRERILDRAEAFFRLSEFSDIEKLRVAG, from the coding sequence ATGTCCGGATTGATGTCGAAGGCCGAAGTACGCGAAATTGGAGTTTCGGAAACAGGTTTCGTGCGACGGCCCGACCCGGACGGTGCCGCGGTCGCGTACCGGACGTATGGGCGCGCGCGGCCCGGTGTCGCCGATGTGGTGTTGGTGCACGGCAGCCTGCAGAACTCGGCCGTGTGGTCTAAGCACGGCTACATCGCGCAGCTGTCTCAGCAGTACCGGGTGACCACCATCGACGTGCGTGGGCACGGCGCCAGCGAGAAGCCCGATCATCCCGGCGGATACGCCATCGCCTCGTCGGCGCGAGATGTCTGCGCGGTCATGGATCACCTGGGCATTCATCGGACGCACTACATCGGCTACTCGCTGGGCGGGCGCATCGGGCTTACCCTTGCCGCCACGGCCCCCGAGCGGCTCACCTCGCTGGTGGTGGCAGGGTCCTCGCACCGGCCGCAGCGTGGCGCGGTGGACGTTCTGATCTTCCCCAACGCCGTTCGCGTGGTGGAGGAGTCCGGTCTGGAGGCCTTCGTCGACGGCTGGGAGGCACACCGCGGCCAGCAGATGAGCTCGGGATTCCGGGCGACCATCGAGGCCCTGGGCCAGCGTGGCCTGGCGGCGCTGCTGCGGCAGTGGGATGCCGAGCCGGGTGTCGCCGAAGACGTCCTGCTTCAAATCGAGACGCCCACACTGTTTTTCGCCGGGTCCGAAGATCCCATGCGACTGGCCGAGTCGCGGGAGGCGGCCGTCCGGATGCCGCGTGCCTACTTCGCCCTGCTGGACGGCTGCAACCACGGGCAGACGGTGACGATGCGCGAGCGCATCCTGGATCGCGCCGAGGCGTTCTTCCGGCTGTCCG